One Thomasclavelia spiroformis DSM 1552 DNA window includes the following coding sequences:
- the dnaE gene encoding DNA polymerase III subunit alpha, producing MLGHLQVYSAYSFQNSTILIEDLCKKASDLHYEALALTDKDNMFGAMEFTKCCAKYRIKPIYGLEASVEIDHEIYPLILLAKNTSGYFSLVKITSDISLSDNKAIKFDDLVKHQEHLFVLSGCKEGIIERLILKELDSEALKYLKLFKNSFDNFYVCLQNHNLAMQHKVNERLVALTLLENIPICVSNEVRYLESKEAYTLELLQAFSKGQTLDINHEPVTDQLYLKSSYEMESIFDKKYIENTDYIINLCNASIPLHHMHLPKYPVPKNGNASDYLKQLCSVGLKKRFKNQKINTVYLQRLKKELDVIKKMGFDDYFLIVFDYVRYAKINKILVGPGRGSAAGSLVAYVLGITNIDPLKYNLVFERFLNEERVSMPDIDIDFQDDRRDEIVEYVTNKYGQEHVGQIVTFSTYGPKVAIKDLGKVLGITLPRLELLAKNIPTGPKNRKSAKEVYETSYNFQSMVNRDLALRRIMPSVFIVEKLPRNISTHAAGVVLSNDRLNQVVPLTRGPNNGIVTQYSKDYIEDVGLLKMDFLGLKNLTIIDYILKDIEKNDGRKININEIELNDKKTFQLISRGDTFGIFQLESPGMKNLLIKMQCNCLDDLIAAIALFRPGPMANIPAYIARKKGEEPVTYPLDCLKPILSSTYGIIIYQEQIMQVAQRVAGFSLAKADILRKAMSDKIVSLMASMKTEFISGGIANGFSESEAVGIFELIEKFANYGFNKAHSVAYGYVAYWLAYLKANYPLEFFSALLSNEQSSDSNKINCIQEGKKYGVKILPPSINYSTDRFKVEDGNIRYSLLAIKNVGYAGYQAIIQEREKGLFKDVFDFISRMESSKLNSKMIDSLIMAGAFDEFELNRSTIKYNLSHIMEYAQLKNMIGIDEPPILTIVKDNRMKILEEEKLVLGVYLSMHPIALIKQNLNLKIISVSELHNNIDKYVTIVMAISRVKAIVDKKGQEMCFVDGYDETGEIDGVVFANNYQTLKNVLVRGDICLIEGQVKFRDKLSLVIYQAKKVR from the coding sequence ATGCTAGGACATTTACAAGTGTATAGTGCGTATAGTTTTCAAAATAGTACTATTTTAATCGAAGACCTGTGTAAAAAAGCTAGTGATCTCCACTATGAGGCACTAGCTTTAACTGATAAGGATAATATGTTTGGGGCAATGGAATTTACAAAATGTTGTGCTAAATATAGAATTAAGCCAATATATGGTTTAGAAGCAAGTGTTGAAATTGATCATGAAATATATCCATTGATTTTACTTGCTAAAAATACATCTGGTTATTTTAGTTTAGTTAAAATTACTAGTGATATTTCTTTAAGTGATAATAAAGCGATTAAATTTGATGATTTAGTTAAACATCAAGAACATTTATTTGTTTTATCAGGATGTAAAGAAGGAATTATTGAACGATTGATTTTAAAAGAGCTTGATAGTGAAGCACTTAAATATTTAAAATTATTTAAAAATAGTTTTGATAATTTTTATGTTTGTTTACAAAATCATAATCTAGCAATGCAACATAAAGTTAATGAACGTTTAGTTGCTTTAACTCTATTAGAAAATATCCCAATTTGTGTATCAAATGAAGTTAGGTATTTAGAAAGTAAAGAAGCATATACATTAGAATTGTTGCAAGCTTTTAGTAAAGGGCAAACATTAGATATTAATCATGAACCAGTAACTGATCAGCTATATTTGAAATCTAGTTATGAAATGGAAAGTATTTTTGATAAAAAATATATTGAAAATACTGATTATATTATAAACTTATGCAATGCATCGATTCCTCTTCATCATATGCATTTACCTAAGTATCCAGTGCCTAAAAATGGAAATGCTAGCGATTATTTAAAGCAACTGTGTAGTGTAGGATTAAAAAAACGTTTTAAAAATCAAAAAATAAATACTGTATATTTACAAAGATTAAAGAAAGAATTAGATGTTATTAAAAAAATGGGATTTGATGATTATTTTTTAATAGTTTTTGATTATGTACGATATGCTAAAATTAATAAAATATTGGTTGGACCAGGTAGAGGTTCGGCTGCTGGTAGTTTAGTTGCTTATGTACTTGGAATTACAAATATCGATCCTTTAAAATATAATTTAGTTTTTGAACGCTTTTTAAATGAAGAACGTGTTAGTATGCCAGATATTGATATTGATTTCCAAGATGATCGACGTGATGAAATTGTTGAATATGTTACTAATAAATATGGTCAAGAACATGTAGGTCAAATTGTTACTTTTTCAACTTATGGTCCTAAAGTAGCAATTAAAGATCTTGGTAAAGTTTTAGGAATCACTTTACCACGTTTAGAACTATTGGCTAAAAATATCCCGACAGGACCTAAAAATCGTAAAAGTGCAAAAGAAGTATATGAAACATCATATAATTTTCAATCAATGGTTAATCGCGATTTAGCATTAAGACGAATTATGCCATCTGTTTTTATTGTTGAAAAATTACCACGAAATATTTCAACACATGCAGCTGGAGTTGTTTTGTCTAATGATCGACTTAATCAAGTTGTTCCATTGACTAGAGGTCCTAATAATGGAATTGTTACCCAATATTCAAAAGATTATATTGAAGATGTGGGATTGTTAAAGATGGATTTTTTAGGATTAAAAAATTTAACAATCATTGATTATATTTTAAAAGATATTGAAAAAAATGATGGAAGAAAAATAAATATTAATGAAATTGAGCTAAATGATAAAAAAACATTTCAATTAATAAGTAGAGGAGATACTTTTGGTATTTTTCAATTAGAATCACCAGGAATGAAAAATTTATTAATTAAAATGCAATGTAATTGTTTAGATGATCTTATTGCAGCTATTGCTTTATTTAGACCAGGTCCAATGGCTAATATTCCTGCCTATATTGCAAGAAAAAAAGGGGAAGAACCAGTAACTTATCCATTAGATTGTTTAAAACCTATTTTATCATCAACATATGGAATAATTATCTATCAAGAGCAAATAATGCAAGTTGCTCAAAGAGTTGCTGGTTTTTCACTTGCAAAAGCCGATATTTTAAGAAAAGCTATGTCAGATAAGATAGTTAGTTTAATGGCATCAATGAAAACCGAATTTATTAGTGGTGGAATAGCTAATGGTTTTAGTGAGAGTGAAGCAGTAGGAATATTTGAATTAATTGAAAAATTTGCAAATTATGGCTTTAATAAAGCTCATTCAGTTGCTTATGGTTATGTTGCTTATTGGTTAGCCTATTTAAAAGCCAATTATCCATTAGAATTTTTTAGTGCTTTGTTGTCAAATGAACAGAGTAGTGATTCAAATAAGATTAATTGTATTCAAGAAGGTAAAAAGTATGGTGTTAAAATATTACCACCATCAATAAATTATTCAACCGATCGTTTTAAAGTAGAAGATGGTAATATTCGCTATTCACTTTTAGCAATCAAAAATGTTGGATATGCTGGTTATCAAGCAATTATTCAAGAAAGAGAAAAAGGGTTGTTTAAAGATGTATTTGACTTTATTTCTAGAATGGAGTCTAGTAAACTTAATAGTAAAATGATTGATAGTTTAATAATGGCAGGAGCTTTTGATGAATTTGAACTTAATCGAAGCACTATTAAATATAATTTAAGCCATATTATGGAATATGCTCAGTTAAAGAATATGATCGGAATTGATGAACCACCAATTTTAACAATAGTCAAAGATAATCGTATGAAGATTTTAGAAGAGGAAAAGTTGGTTTTAGGTGTTTATTTATCAATGCATCCAATTGCTTTAATTAAGCAAAATTTAAACCTTAAAATTATAAGTGTAAGTGAATTGCATAATAACATTGATAAATATGTTACAATAGTAATGGCAATATCAAGAGTAAAGGCAATTGTTGATAAAAAAGGTCAAGAAATGTGTTTTGTTGATGGATACGATGAAACCGGAGAAATTGATGGAGTTGTATTTGCCAATAATTATCAAACATTGAAAAACGTGTTAGTGCGTGGGGATATTTGTTTAATAGAAGGACAAGTGAAATTTCGTGATAAATTATCGTTGGTGATTTATCAAGCTAAAAAAGTACGTTAA